The following nucleotide sequence is from Candidatus Zixiibacteriota bacterium.
GCATCAACGGGACCATACACCAACTGATCACATCCGCCGGACTCCCACACAGGTGATGAATATAGCCGCCCAACCCCAGCCGACTGATTCCCGTCCACTGAGCATAAAGGAATACCAATATGGCCAGCGAGGCGGTAATATTAAGGCTTGTTGACGGGGAATGACCAAAAGGTACCATGCCGATCCAGTTGTTAATCAAGATGTAAAAGAACAGAGTCCCGAGGAACGGCACGTACTTTTTGGTATCTTTGCCAAGAATTGAGTGGATGAAATTGTACATCCCCTCAACCATCATTTCTATTGCATTTTGGAATGGACCGGGGATCATCTGGCGTTTCTTGTAAACTGACATGGCCACAGTTATCATAAGAAGCATAGAGAAACCGGCGAAAATCACGTTTACCCATTCGTATGCCCAACCCTCTCCGTGGGTCAGAAAATATACGAGATTCGGCAAATGCGGTGGTCCCTCGTGACCACCCGAGTGCTCGCCCGCTTCACCTCCTGAAGCAGTTGCGATCAACCACGGACCGAATTGGGCCACCGACACGGCCAGAGCATTTACATAATAGAGAAGCATCAAACGGCCCCTTGTATATTTTCATCATTCCGGGCCTTGGCATCCAAACCGAAAAGAGCCCGACCGACAACCTTAAGAACCACCACTGCAAGTATAACCGAAAAACCAATGATCAGATGGATCGGATCGAAAACCGGCACTTTCAGAAGGAAGTATCCGGATACGTAAAGCAGGGGAAATTTCAGAAAGGCAAGACCGGCCACTCTCATTTTGTCTACTTCGTCCGGTCTGAGAGCCGCTCGCACAAGAGCCGCCAAAAACATCAAGTTGACCATCGACCAGACACCGGCTGAGAAAATTGCCAATGCAGGATAGATTCCCAGGTAATACAGGCAGAAGACCAGACCTATTAATAATAGGATACCAGTCGTACGAAGAGTACGGTCTATAAAATCAAGTCCGAGATTCTGTGTCATCGTCGTCTTCATCCTCCGACGAGGAAGCTTTCTTCACCAACTCAAAAATCTCAATACCTGCCGCGGCGATCCCAAGCAGGACACCCAGGGCGGCCAGATATGGGCTCGTATCAAACTTACCGTCAAACCACCAGCCAATTCCGTAACCGATCAACGGACCGGCCAACAACAATCCGGGCACTGCCGCATACAGGCCAATTTGCCGAATGTCCCGGCGCGAACTGTCTTTCGGGTCGGGTTTCAACACGCTCATAACAGCCTGCTCCAAAACATTGTGTTGGAATATATTGGCGGCCCCATCCAAGTCAAGAGATTTTTTTCACAAGCTCCCCCCGAATTGCCCCTATAATAAACTGCCAAAATCCGGGTCCTTGCCCGCTCAGCAGCCGGTGATCCGGCTCGGAGATCAGAGTCTATCGAAAGCGATCAGCGAGGATTCGTTTGATCGTCTCCGGCTTCCTATCTAAGACCCGCATACCGGGGCAGGGCCACCGGTAAATAGATATGCGACCAAGTAGGTCAGGTCCGAAATGTTGATAATTCCACCCGGACCAATTACCCCGTCCACATTGGCCTTTTCCATGACCGGTGGTGGCGGACCACCAGTAAACAAATAGGCCACAAGATAGGTCAGATCAGCTATATTAGGCTCCTCGCCATTAGCGTCGATATCACCGCATGCCTGGGTGATGACAACAGAGAGATGCTGAATGTCCACTGTGCCAGGGCAGTTCCCATCCACAGCTTGTACGGTGAAATTAAACGTCCCTGAAATAGTTGATACGCCGGACAGGATTCCCGATATCAGATCGACTTCCATCCCGTTGGGAAGACTTCCGGCGTTGACGCTCCAAGTGTAGGGGGGGGTACCACCGGCCGCCTCCAGCGTCGTGGAGTATGGCTGGCCAATGGTGCCGTCGGGAACCATAAGGGTAAGTATCTCCACCTGTGGATCGGGGACAGCATTGGCTTGGACTCGGATCAAGTAGTTGTAATCAGCGCCAAGCAATTCGCTATTAGTTTTCCAGACCCCTCCGGAAAACCCGCCGCTGCGATTCACACCCGACGGCACGGCGTTGTCCATATAGACCCACAATGTGTCCTCAGAACCGGGATTAAGGTGATTGATCCCGATATGAAACTCGGCTGCTTCGTAAAACATCAGATTTCGATCAGACACATCAACGGTGATGGTGCCTACAGAGGGAAGCGTGCCTGAAGGCAGATCGATGGAGTCAATGACGGTCGTCGGATAGACTCCGTCACTGTTCCAGACATAGATACGAGCCGCAGGAGAACCGGGGAAGTAGCCATCAATTGCAATCGTTGTCAGGGTACACGTTTTAGCGGCTGTAAATCTCACATTATAATAATCATCAGCATGGACCATATAGGAGGCCGAGCCATTATCGTATTGCGCCAGGAAACTGGTGCTCTTCTTCTGAATAGCCAGCGTAGGGTCGCCATTGAGGGTCATGCCATAGAACCAGGTGATCTCCCATTCCTCAAAGCCACCGGCAGAGCGATCAACAAACCATTCGAGATATGCCTGGCCTATTTCTTTCCCATCACCGAAGGGACGATAGAAATCCTCGAAAGCCAGCATCGACCCGGATTTGGCGCTGCCAATCGCCGCCAGACCGTACTGCTGACCAAAGATGTACCAACCGGACATGTAGTCTTTTTCGACGTATAGGGCATTGGAACAGGCGAAAAGATTATAGAAATGCGACACGGGTTGCAGCTCCCTGATTTCGGAGTTATACGTATACGAATATTCGCTACTCGGATTCGTAAATTGGTGCCCCTCATGCCACGAGTGAACACATACCTGAATGAAACTGTAGGTGTTGGCCAACCGGCCCTCGTAGTCCGGGGCAAACGTTGTCCATTCATCTTTCACAAATTCGCGATCTGAATACGCCTCTCCTACGTTGGTGTTCCACCAGTTCGCCCCCGATACCCAATCGTCTTCAATGTAAACCAGAGCCTTATTATTGAGCGGCAATAGTCCGCTGCGATACTGGTGATTACGGTCAAAATAGTCAATCAGAAGATCAGCTTCGCTGTCTCCACCCATTGTAAGCGGCGAGGCCGTCAAACGTCCCATATATATTTCCGGTTCGACATTGCCGGTGTGTTCGTCGTACATCCCATCCACATCCAGATCTGCGAAGCTGCCGTCAAGATCCATATAGAACAGATCGATTGGGAATTCAGCGTGCGCTGGCGGATCGCCAAAATCAGTTTCGTACCATGCCACCGGCAAGTCCCCGATGAAAACACAGCCAGCCATGCCATCAAGATACTCACTGTAGAGAAAACTGCGCAAATCAGCCGGAGTGCCGCCACTGATTGCGTGCACTTTCACATCGTAGCCTTCGCCGGTAAGATCAAGCACATACAACGCAATTGATTCCTCAACCTGACTGTACAAAACTGAGTCGATGAGAATGCCGAATCCAACCAGGTCGCGACCGGTTGTCTTGGGAGAGGCTGTCATTACCAACGCCGACCGCCAGGGTCCCCGTTCGCCGGTTTGCACTGACCACTCCTGAAAAGTGATAGGGTGTCCACCGGATGGGTCTACCCACCGTGTTCGAGCTACACCACTGGAGTACATTTTGGAAATGGAATCATCAACGGGGACGAGAAAATCATTGCCGATCGCCTGTCCACCGATCGCTGTGATCACAAGCATCACCATTAAGACGATTCGGATTGATCGTGAAAAAAACGGACGTGCCGTCGGTCGAGGAGATATTTTGGTCTGCATCGCTGTCCTTGAGCAAGTGGGTATATCTTGATCTGTTATGTACAGTATATCAATTTTACCGTTTTTGTCAACAACACCTACTGAGCCAGAAGCGGGTACTTAAGAACAGTATTTGACGAACAGGATTATATTGGCTATTGTTGTAGCACTATGAACAAACGAACACAGAAAAATCTAATGCTCGTTATTGGCCTTCTGAATCTGCTTCTCCTGGTCAGTAGTTGTACGAGTCGATACCGAATGGACTTGTATCTGACTACCGACGGCGAGAAAACCAAAGTCAAGGTGGAGCAGACGCGCTATGTCCCGGGCGTAGTACTTGCGGACCCGCTGGTGGATAAACCGGTTCAGTCCGGCAACGGCAGTGTGATCATTCTGAATCTCGGTTTCCGCGGCTCGGAACTGACTGGCTTTACTAAGTTCGGATTCGGGCTTGACGAATACGTGAAGCACCGTCTCTATGTACAGCTACCCGACCTGCCCGATACGGCAACAGTAAAACTCCAGGGACACTCATTTCTGAAATTGCAGAAACACTATGAGCTGTCACCCGAGTCGAAAGTTTTCCAACCGGTTGTTGGTACCTGCCTGATCGATTCGGTAACTACGTCCGCGTTGTTCGGCACGCTGGGCGGGGTATTTGAGAATCCCGACGGCGTATCGGTGACTATTATAGGCCAGTTTCGCGTCAAGCTGTAGACAGGCATGCTTTGTCACCCTCGCGCACGCGGGGGGATGGATTTACAGGGGTGACAGATTCTTCTTGAGTAGGTCGAAACTGTCTTCAGTTTCGACAATTAACTACGAAATGACAAACATCCGACGACACTTCAAACCAAATGACCTCTGTTTTTTCACGCACGTTACGTACAACCGAAAACCAGTTCTCATTGACCACTTTGATCTTCTGTGGGCAAGCATCGAACACTATTCCGCAGAGGAGGATTTCGATTTGATCGCCTGGGTCGTGTTGCCCGATCACATGCACATGCTGGTGGAAACAAGTTCCAGGAATGCTTCCGATGTAATGAAACGTATGAAGCAGTCTTTCGGCGCCAAGGTGCGGTCTCGATTGAAACTCAAATCCGGACGCATGTGGCAGTATCGTTTCTGGGATCATATCATCCGGGATCAAGATGATCTCAATCAGCACATTGATTACATTCATTACAATCCCGTGAAACATGGCTTGGCGCATTGCCCAGCGGATTGGTCGTATTCGTCGTTCCCGCAGTTCCAGAAGAAAGGGATATATCAACCAGATTGGGGAATCAAGCTCGTACCCGATACGGACGGGCAGTTCGGGGAGTAGGCGCAGATGTCGAAACTGAAGACAGTTTCGACCTACAAGACTCGGCTTGGCTGCTCCCTTCAGAAAAAACTTGTACCTTCAACACCTTCGTGTCAGCTTGTGGCAATTGCAGTCAGCGTGACCGACAATTGAAGGGTATAATCTGCAATTGGTGAACGGCAAAGAAGACTTTGGAACACAATAGAAAGGAAGCTTCCATGAAGTACCTAGTAGCAACACTAGTCTTGACTATTCTCGTTATCGGTTGCGGCGGTGGTCAGCAAGTAACACGCCTTGATCCCGGCGAGACGACTGATCTCAGCGGCAAATGGAACGAGACCGACGCGCGACAGACAGCTCAGACGATGATCGCCGACTGCCTCGGGAGGCCCTGGCTGGTCAACCATGTCGAGAAAGCAGGAGCCAAACCGATCGTAACAGTGGGAACGATCCGCAACAAGACCAACGAGCACATTGATAGCGAGATTTTCACCAAGGATTTCGAGCGCGAACTGATCAACAGCGGTAGCGTGCGGTTTGTCGGCAGTCGTGACCAGCGCTACGAGATTAGAGACGAACGTCAGGACCAGCAGGAGTTTGCCTCGGCTGAGACGCGCAAGAAAATGCGCGAGGAAACCGGCGCGGATTTTATTCTCCTGGGAGCCGTAAAGACCATCACCGACCAGATCGAAGGCAGCCGAACGGTTTTCTACCAGGTTGACCTCGAACTGATTCACATCGAGTCCAACGAAAAAGTCTGGCTCGGAACCGAGAAAATCAAGAAAGGTATCGCCAAGAGCGGCCACAAGTGGTAGCTGCTCGATACAGCACATTATGGCCGGCGGCGGCCTGTTGTTTTCTTTCTCTGCTGGTTCTGGGTGGTTGCGGTTCGATGGCCACCAAACAGAAATTCTACGAACCGCTCACTGCCGAACTGCGGACCGGCGAATACGAATCGGTTGCCCAGAAACTTGAGGCTGCTCGAACTGAGGGAAAATACGGGAAGAAGGATCGTTTCCTGTACTATCTTGATGCCGGCCTCACGTGGCATTACGCTCAACGCTATGATTCCAGCATTCTGCGTCTGTCTGAGGCGGAACAAACCGCTGACGATCTTTACACCAAATCGATTTCGAAAGCCATTCTGGCCAACACGCTCCTCAACGACAATGCGCTGGAATACGCCGGTGAGGATTACGAGGTGTTGTACACCAACCTGATATCTGCCTTGAATTACCTGGCACTGGGTATGTTCGATGATGCCTTCGTCGAAGTACGCCGGGCCGGGGACAAACTGGAATTGCTCGAACAGAAATACGTCGAAGCGCATGACCGACTTGCCCAGCAAACGCGCGAGGATAGTTCGGCTATCCTTGTGGATTACAAACCTGACGCTGTCAGGTTTAACAACTCGGCTTTTGTCCGTTATCTATCAATGCACATGTATGCCGCCGACGGGCTTTACGATGACGCCGAAATCGACTACAGTTATCTTCAATCCGCTTTTCGCTCTCAGCCCCACATCTATCCCTTTGATCCGCCGGATATAGACTACGCTCTGGACGATATGGCCATGTTGAGCGTTGTCGCGCTGACGGGGTTGGCTCCAGTGAAAGAAGCGCTCAATCTGCGGATACGAGCGGATAAACAGCTCAACCTGTTGACTATCATCTATGACGACGGCAACGACGCTAATACTGTTTTTGCCAACTATCCGCTACCGGACGGACTGGGAGATATGTATGCGAAGTTGTCAATTCCCCAACTAAAGACACGCCCGTCGCAAATCGCATCTGTGAAAGTCATCGTCAATGGCAGCGTTCTCGGCTATTTACAGTTGGTGGAAGATATCGAGCTGATAGCACAGGAGACATTTGCTGCCCGTCAGGGGGTTATTCTGTGGCGTACAGTCCTGCGAACGATAGGCAAATCACTGGCCGCCCATAAACTGAAAAAGAAAGTCGATGACGGTGGACTGGGCGGGTGGTTGGGTAAATTGGCCGTTGATATCGTCCATGATGCAACCGAGAATGCCGACCTTCGCTGTGCCCACATGCTGCCGCAGCGGGTTCATGTTGGCGATTTCCGGGTTAATCCCGGCGACTATGACATCAGGCTGGAGTTTCTCGATCAATATGGTGCGGTATTGGCGACACGAGATATTCCGGCTGTGCGAATACGTGCGGGCGATTTCAATCTCGTGCCCTCAGTCTGCCTGCGGTGACGACTAACACGCTGAATCAACTGTGCCCAATAATGAACTTACGCAACAGGCTTGCACGCCCCCCTACGCTGTTCGTTTGGTGAACCGGAGAGTCGAGAACGAAAATATAGCCGCGCCATAGATAGCCAAGATAATCACGTCGTTATACAAATCGACCAGCCCTGCTCCTCGCATCATTATTCCCCGCGTAATGTTTAAGAAGAATCGCATCGGATTAAGATAAGTTACGTATTGCATCCAATCGGGCATATTGGCTACCGGCGTGAACAGACCGGAAGTAAGCATGGCGAACACAAAAAAGAACCAGGCAAAAAACATCGCCTGCTGCTGTGTCGAGGTCACGGTGGAAAAGAACAACCCCATGCCCAACGTTGTCACCAGGTAGAGACCGGTCAGTGCAAAAAGTAATATCAGTGATCCTGCGAACGGAATGGAAAACCAGAGTATGCCTACCGTCAACGCCAGACACATCTCGAACAACCCCAGAATGGCAAACGGCAAAATCTTCCCCAGCAGAAGCACCGGCGTCGATATCGGGGTTACTATCAACTGCTCAAGCGTGCCATGTTCTCGCTCGCGAACAATGGCCATCGAGGTGAGCATAACGGTGACCATCGTTAGTAACGCCACAAGAATACCCGGAACCATATAATAGACGGACTCCATCTCCGGGTTATACAGGGTCCGATAACGAATATCCAACGGCGGCTCAATTCCCAGTTGTTGGTGCCCATACTGACTGATAATTCGGGAAGCATATCCGAGCCCGATCCCAGCCACGCTGGAGTTGGAACCGTCAGCCAGAAGTCCTACAGTGGTACGTTCGTCACGAGTAAATTCTCCGCAGAAATCCTCGGGAATAAGCAGTGCCATCTCGGCTGAGCCGTCGCGAAATCGGTCCTCTATGTCGAACAAGGAAGCATCGATATATTGTGGGACGAAATATCCCACAGCCGTCAGGGCACCGACCAGTTCGCGGGAATCCTGGGACCGGCTGGCATCATAGACATCCAGTTCTATTAGCCGCACTTCCGTATTGACCACATATCCAAACAGGATTAGCTGAATGATAGGCATAGCGAAAATCATCCGCAGCATGTTTCGATCACGGAAAATCTGGATAAACTCTTTGCGGATCATTCCCAGCAGAGCACGCATCACTTTGCCTCCGCAGAAAATCGCCTGGTCGCAATTGTCAGAGTGACGATCATCATTACCAGCAGGCTCAACCCCTGGACCGCCATGACTTCAAAGACGGCTCCTTTGAGCATGATACCCCGGATGATAACGATGAAATACCGCGCCGGGATAATGTAGCTGATAACCTGCAACACCGGCGGCATATTCTTGATGGCAAAGATAAACCCCGATAGCATAACTGACGGCAACATAGTGGCGGTCAGGGCAAACATCATGGCCAGCTGTTGAGTGCTGACCAGAGTGGAGATCAGTATACCGAGGGCGAGACCGGTAATAACATAGATTAAACCGAAGCCAAGCATCAGGGCAGGTGAGCCGACAAATGGCACGCCAAAAACAATCCGAGCCATGACCACAATCAGTAGACCATCAATCAGGGCGATAACGATATATGGAACCAGCTTGCCCAGCAGGATTTGTATCGGCTTGACCGGAGCAGTGTGGAGTTGTTCGAGAGTGCCGGTTTCTCTTTCTCGAGCAATCGTGATTGAAGTCAGCAAAGCCGAAATCATTACCAGAATTATCGCCACCAATCCGGGGACAAAGAAATGGGCTGACTTGAGATCAGGATTGTACAGCACCTGACGCGAAATTGTTATACCCGGCATCTCTTGTCCCGATGGCAAGCGCGAGGCCATCACCTCCCCCAGCACAGCCTGGGCGTAGTTTTGAGTGGCGGCGGCGAGATTGTTGTCGGACCCGTCGAGCAACATACCCAGTGAAAACGGAGTATTGGACTGAATGGACTTTGCATACCCGGGACGAATAATAAGCACAGCATTCGCCTCTGAGGAACGCAGACAGGCTTCCGGATCATCGAGATCAACCGGAACCGACGGTTCGTTAAAATAGGCCGAGCGATAGAAACGGTCTGACAGATCCCGCGAAAGTGAAGTCCGGTCATAATCCACTATACCCAGTACAACATTCTCAATATCCATATTGATGGCATAGCCGTACAAAAACGTCATCATGATCGGCATTATGATTACAATCATCAATGAGCGGGAATCGCGCAGGATGTGGTATCCTTCTTTGCGCGCCATAAACAGAATCTTACGCATCGACGTTCTCCCGCCCGGAGATCAAAGAGATGAAGGTATCCTCCAGGTTGGCTTCGTCATGCGCGGCGACGATTTCAAACGGCTTGCCCATTTCGACGATCCGCCCCTGGTGCATAATCGAAATCCTATCGCAGTATTCCGCCTCGTCCATGTAATGAGTCGTCACAAAAATCGTGACTTCCTCCTCAGCTAGATCATACAACAAGCTCCAGAATTTCCGTCGAAAAATCGGGTCCACGCCACCGGTCGGTTCATCGAGAAACAGAATGCGAGGCTCGTGCAACAGTGCCGCCCCTAATGCCAGTCGCTGACGCCACCCGGTCGGCAAAGATTTGGAAGGTCGATCAAGAAACTCCGCCAGCTCAAGCCGGTCCGATAAATCGTTAATCCGTTCCCTGGTGTGAGACCTACTAAGACCATAAGCTGCGCCATAGAAATTCAAATTCTCGCGTCCGGTAAGATCGGAGTATAACGAGAACTTCTGTGACATATAGCCAATGGAACGTTTGATCTGTTCCGATTGGCTAAAGACATCAAGTCCGGCGACCATCCCCTCCCCCTCAGTCGGTAATAATAATCCGCATAACATCCTGATCGTGGTTGTCTTGCCCGCCCCGTTCGCTCCCAGAAAACCAAACGTCTCGCCAGCCGATATGCTCAGCGTGACTTTGTCCACCGCTGTGAACGAACCAAACCGGCGCGTGAGCAATTGTGTCTCTACTGCGGGTTGGCTCATACCGGTCTCTCCATCAACTGCACGAAACAATCCTCAAGATCAGGGGCGACCGGACGAGCGGCCGATGGATCGATCCCTGCCGAAGTCAACTCAGCGCGGTATCGCTCAGGTGTATCTTCAGTAGCTAAATAAAGATGTAACCCGGCTCCGAAACGACTGGCCGCAAGACCTTCAATACTGTTGAGAAACGTGACTGTCTTGGCGTCCGGAATGAAATCTACAAAGAACACGCAACCATCGAAGGTTTGCACCAACTCCGCTGGAGTTCCCTCCGCCAATTTACGCCCGCCGAACATGAAACAGGCGCGATCGACCCGGGCTACTTCGTCCATGTACGGCGTGGCCACCATAATTGCCACTCCCTGTTTCTTGAGTTGCAGAAGAATATCCCAGAACTGACGCCGCGACAACGGGTCAACGCCGGTCGTGGGTTCATCAAGAATCAGCAAACCCGGCTCATGCATAAGAGCACAGGAAAGAGCCAGTTTCTGCTTCATCCCACCGGAAAGATCACTTGCGCGACGATTGGCAAAGGGTTGCAGGCGTGAAAAGCCGTACATCTCATCACGCTTTCGCCGATACTTATCCCCGACGACATCATAAATACCGGCATGAAACACCAGGTTTTCTTCAACGCTTAGATCAGGATAGAGCGAAAATATCTGCGGCATGTATCCGAGCATCGGTTTGACCTGATCAAACTGGGCAAAGAAATCGTGACCATCAATCGTGGCACCGCCGCTATCAGGGCGAACCAGGTTACACAACATACGCATGATCGTCGTTTTGCCCGCGCCGTCCGGACCAACCAGCGCATAAATCTCACCCCGGTCAAGTGAGAACGAAAAATCATTGACGGCCGACACCGAATCGTACGCCTTCTGCAAATGTTCGACTTCGAGAAACGCCATCATTCTCCCAGGGTGACATAGACCGGCATACCAATCTTAAGGCTGCCGTCGGAGTTGACTATTCGTACTTTCGCAGCATAAACAAGATCGGCCCGGGACTTGGCGGTCTGGACATTCTTGGGAGTGAACTCCGCCTCATCCGAGGTCCAGAAAATCGTTCCTTCATAGGTACGACCTGCTTCAGTATCAATCGTAGCGTGATCACCGATTTTCACGGTCGCAAAATCACCGGCCGGCAGATACACTTTGACCCACACGGAATCGAGGACCGCCAGCGTCGCAATCGAACGCCCCGGTGTCAGAAGTTCACCAGCCTCGATAAGTTTCTCGGTTACAACACCTGAAATCGGAGCCACAGGATAACAATCCTCAAGTTGCCGTTCGAGACGATCCAGGTCGGTATCAATTTTATCTAACTGAGCTTCGAGCGTGGCCACGGTAGCTTCAGCGGCTTGAAGTCCCACCTTTGCCAGAGAGTGCTCATGAGCAACACGGTCATAT
It contains:
- the atpB gene encoding F0F1 ATP synthase subunit A; translated protein: MLLYYVNALAVSVAQFGPWLIATASGGEAGEHSGGHEGPPHLPNLVYFLTHGEGWAYEWVNVIFAGFSMLLMITVAMSVYKKRQMIPGPFQNAIEMMVEGMYNFIHSILGKDTKKYVPFLGTLFFYILINNWIGMVPFGHSPSTSLNITASLAILVFLYAQWTGISRLGLGGYIHHLCGSPADVISWCMVPLMLPLHIIGELAKPFSLALRLFGNITGEDTLIAVFVGLGMAIVAFSPVGVPLQLPFYFLGLLLSTIQALVFTLLSTIYILMMLPHEEHAH
- a CDS encoding AtpZ/AtpI family protein, which gives rise to MSVLKPDPKDSSRRDIRQIGLYAAVPGLLLAGPLIGYGIGWWFDGKFDTSPYLAALGVLLGIAAAGIEIFELVKKASSSEDEDDDDTESRT
- a CDS encoding Ig domain-containing protein, with translation MITAIGGQAIGNDFLVPVDDSISKMYSSGVARTRWVDPSGGHPITFQEWSVQTGERGPWRSALVMTASPKTTGRDLVGFGILIDSVLYSQVEESIALYVLDLTGEGYDVKVHAISGGTPADLRSFLYSEYLDGMAGCVFIGDLPVAWYETDFGDPPAHAEFPIDLFYMDLDGSFADLDVDGMYDEHTGNVEPEIYMGRLTASPLTMGGDSEADLLIDYFDRNHQYRSGLLPLNNKALVYIEDDWVSGANWWNTNVGEAYSDREFVKDEWTTFAPDYEGRLANTYSFIQVCVHSWHEGHQFTNPSSEYSYTYNSEIRELQPVSHFYNLFACSNALYVEKDYMSGWYIFGQQYGLAAIGSAKSGSMLAFEDFYRPFGDGKEIGQAYLEWFVDRSAGGFEEWEITWFYGMTLNGDPTLAIQKKSTSFLAQYDNGSASYMVHADDYYNVRFTAAKTCTLTTIAIDGYFPGSPAARIYVWNSDGVYPTTVIDSIDLPSGTLPSVGTITVDVSDRNLMFYEAAEFHIGINHLNPGSEDTLWVYMDNAVPSGVNRSGGFSGGVWKTNSELLGADYNYLIRVQANAVPDPQVEILTLMVPDGTIGQPYSTTLEAAGGTPPYTWSVNAGSLPNGMEVDLISGILSGVSTISGTFNFTVQAVDGNCPGTVDIQHLSVVITQACGDIDANGEEPNIADLTYLVAYLFTGGPPPPVMEKANVDGVIGPGGIINISDLTYLVAYLFTGGPAPVCGS
- a CDS encoding transposase; the encoded protein is MSRSKLSSVSTINYEMTNIRRHFKPNDLCFFTHVTYNRKPVLIDHFDLLWASIEHYSAEEDFDLIAWVVLPDHMHMLVETSSRNASDVMKRMKQSFGAKVRSRLKLKSGRMWQYRFWDHIIRDQDDLNQHIDYIHYNPVKHGLAHCPADWSYSSFPQFQKKGIYQPDWGIKLVPDTDGQFGE
- a CDS encoding penicillin-binding protein activator LpoB, with the translated sequence MKYLVATLVLTILVIGCGGGQQVTRLDPGETTDLSGKWNETDARQTAQTMIADCLGRPWLVNHVEKAGAKPIVTVGTIRNKTNEHIDSEIFTKDFERELINSGSVRFVGSRDQRYEIRDERQDQQEFASAETRKKMREETGADFILLGAVKTITDQIEGSRTVFYQVDLELIHIESNEKVWLGTEKIKKGIAKSGHKW
- a CDS encoding ABC transporter permease, which encodes MRALLGMIRKEFIQIFRDRNMLRMIFAMPIIQLILFGYVVNTEVRLIELDVYDASRSQDSRELVGALTAVGYFVPQYIDASLFDIEDRFRDGSAEMALLIPEDFCGEFTRDERTTVGLLADGSNSSVAGIGLGYASRIISQYGHQQLGIEPPLDIRYRTLYNPEMESVYYMVPGILVALLTMVTVMLTSMAIVREREHGTLEQLIVTPISTPVLLLGKILPFAILGLFEMCLALTVGILWFSIPFAGSLILLFALTGLYLVTTLGMGLFFSTVTSTQQQAMFFAWFFFVFAMLTSGLFTPVANMPDWMQYVTYLNPMRFFLNITRGIMMRGAGLVDLYNDVIILAIYGAAIFSFSTLRFTKRTA
- a CDS encoding ABC transporter permease, whose protein sequence is MRKILFMARKEGYHILRDSRSLMIVIIMPIMMTFLYGYAINMDIENVVLGIVDYDRTSLSRDLSDRFYRSAYFNEPSVPVDLDDPEACLRSSEANAVLIIRPGYAKSIQSNTPFSLGMLLDGSDNNLAAATQNYAQAVLGEVMASRLPSGQEMPGITISRQVLYNPDLKSAHFFVPGLVAIILVMISALLTSITIARERETGTLEQLHTAPVKPIQILLGKLVPYIVIALIDGLLIVVMARIVFGVPFVGSPALMLGFGLIYVITGLALGILISTLVSTQQLAMMFALTATMLPSVMLSGFIFAIKNMPPVLQVISYIIPARYFIVIIRGIMLKGAVFEVMAVQGLSLLVMMIVTLTIATRRFSAEAK
- a CDS encoding ATP-binding cassette domain-containing protein gives rise to the protein MSQPAVETQLLTRRFGSFTAVDKVTLSISAGETFGFLGANGAGKTTTIRMLCGLLLPTEGEGMVAGLDVFSQSEQIKRSIGYMSQKFSLYSDLTGRENLNFYGAAYGLSRSHTRERINDLSDRLELAEFLDRPSKSLPTGWRQRLALGAALLHEPRILFLDEPTGGVDPIFRRKFWSLLYDLAEEEVTIFVTTHYMDEAEYCDRISIMHQGRIVEMGKPFEIVAAHDEANLEDTFISLISGRENVDA
- a CDS encoding ABC transporter ATP-binding protein, whose amino-acid sequence is MMAFLEVEHLQKAYDSVSAVNDFSFSLDRGEIYALVGPDGAGKTTIMRMLCNLVRPDSGGATIDGHDFFAQFDQVKPMLGYMPQIFSLYPDLSVEENLVFHAGIYDVVGDKYRRKRDEMYGFSRLQPFANRRASDLSGGMKQKLALSCALMHEPGLLILDEPTTGVDPLSRRQFWDILLQLKKQGVAIMVATPYMDEVARVDRACFMFGGRKLAEGTPAELVQTFDGCVFFVDFIPDAKTVTFLNSIEGLAASRFGAGLHLYLATEDTPERYRAELTSAGIDPSAARPVAPDLEDCFVQLMERPV
- a CDS encoding efflux RND transporter periplasmic adaptor subunit, encoding MKYYALVLLLLFGLVGCGSDDSGVGGSGFIETTEVLISSETTGRILSIAFDEGDHISNGDTLAIIDPTRIELELASARAGCTVALANLETARIGVDKAHQTEQYALSEEMRMAQLVKSSTATGQQYDRVAHEHSLAKVGLQAAEATVATLEAQLDKIDTDLDRLERQLEDCYPVAPISGVVTEKLIEAGELLTPGRSIATLAVLDSVWVKVYLPAGDFATVKIGDHATIDTEAGRTYEGTIFWTSDEAEFTPKNVQTAKSRADLVYAAKVRIVNSDGSLKIGMPVYVTLGE